The genomic window ATGGTTAGaactcaaattaaaataattaaggtTGATGAAGCCTGTGAGATCAAGTATACTGCCATTGACTCCATTGCTGGAGATATCTAAATACCTTATCTGGGAAAATGACCTCCAAAACCAATCTGGTATAGCATCTGAAATTCCTGTGCTAGACATGTCTAGATCGGTAATGTTTTTTGCATCCGAAGCCATGCTGGGAATCGTGGTCCCAACTTGCAAAAACCAATATATAATTCCTGAAGCTGAAAAGGGGGAATCCAATCAGACGTCAGATTCAGAATTAACTGATTTTGTGATAAATCTAGATATTTCAGTTTGGTGAAATTGGCAAACTGCTCTTCAGACATGACACCCTTCAAAAAGTTCCCTCCGAGAGATAACTCAACTAACTCTGCAAGTCTTCCAAGACTTTTTGGAAAAGTTCCATTCAACTTATTGTCGACAAGATATAATTTTTGAAGTGCTGACAACCTTCCAAGTGATTCAGGAATAGGACCAGAAATTGAGTTGCCACACAAATCGAGATGTTTGAGCTTTTTGAAGTCTCCCAACCAATCCGGCAAATAATCGCCAAGCTGGGTGTTCCTTATGCACAGAGTTTCTAAACTATTTTTGATGCATCCAGTAAATACTTTATCAAGTTCATGCAAATTTTTGCTGATATTAATGTATGACAATCCCAAATACTGCAGCTTACACAGCTCCCCAAATTCAACCGGAATTTTGCCTTCAAGAAACCGATTACCAAATAGATAAAGGGCCTTGAGCGAAGATAGATTCTTAATTGCAGGCGGAATGATGCCCCGAAAGAAATTATAGCTAAGATCAAGGTACTCGAGGCTGCTGATGTTGAACAACCAACCAGGTATCGTcgaattaataaaattatcatgGAGATCGAGGTACTCGAGGCTTCTTATGTTGAACAACCAACCAGGTATCGTTGAATTAATAGAATTCCAAGAAAGATCAAGAACAGAAAGTGAAGTAAAATTCACATGTGGAAGAGAGGGCGGAATGGTGTTGATGCCACAATCAGATAAGCGTACCTCCACAATAGAAGGGAGCATGTTTAGTGCTTGCAGCCAATGAGCACCTTCTCTGAATTGCACTTCCGTCATATTGAGATATCGCAGAGGAGAAAGTCGAGAAATCCATATGGCATTATCAATGATGAGAAATCCAGATGGATTGTTATCAATATtgccataataataataataataataataataatgactgAGATCGAGATATTGGAGACTTGATAGATTTCCAAGCTGGTGTGGAACCGGTCCGCCCAAATTAGCATAGGAGAGGTTAAGATATTTGAGCTGACGGAATGAGCCCATGAATTCTGGGATACGAATTCCTCCAAAGTTGTTCATGCTCAGATCAAGATAATTCAGGTATTTCAGACCAAGTAAGGAAGGCCTCAACTCACCTCCCAAGCACCACGTGTTTGGAAAATAGTAGAAGTATGACAATTGGTGTGGGTTGCGGAGGTCTAGCTTGACAGCATGGCCCGTTTGGTTGTCACAAGCCACACCTTTCCATGTGCAGCAGTCGTCGCCCACCCAAGAAGATAGCCTGTTGGAGGGATCTTTGAGGCCTTCTTTGAACCCAAGAAGAGCATTCCTTTCGATGGGTATGCATCTCGGGATTGAATCTCCGTTGAGTTTTCTCACTCGAGCACACAGGAAAGCAAAGAACAAAAGTAGAAGTTGGGTTCTTTTTAGATCCATGAATTTATTAGTTGCTGTGAGATGAAGTAGAAGGATctctttatattaattattagCAGGACAGAAAGCATCTTCCATTGCCGTCCATGACCAACCAATGAATTGGTCTCTGAATATTCCACCTTGGAATGTAAGGTCAAGCTTCCTTCCACACCACACATGACTTGTTAGCAGTCAAGAGTCCATGGGATATTTATGAAGATCTCTTGCCACACCACACATGACTCAATTGTTGTCAAAAGTCCTCGGGATGGTTATGAAGACTTCTTTCCAGACCACACATGAGTTGTGCTAGTCTAGTGGTCCAGGTCTGTGTAGGGGGCAGAGGTGATGTCGTGTGCATGTAATAATGCAGTGCTGCGTGAGTACTTttccagaataatacaaaaaaaaaagttttttaccaaaatatattaaaacgaaacttatttaccaaactaatgcaaaagagaaaaatgccattttgaatgacattttttccccttccacgtcagccCCCATTTTCACGGTGGCatcgtccgaaaaaaaaaaaaaacatgaagaaACGCCATTtcgaatggcgtctttaaaaacgcaattttgaatggcgttttccaattttttcacccaaaaataaagaaaaaaatcgtggaaaaatagaaaattttattttttaaaatttgaaattagtaaataaattaaaattttaatttggattgaaatttaaaatataaagattttaatttgtaattcattaaaaaaatcataagaaaaaaaaaattatcatagaaaataaaaaaaaagaaagaaatatgaaagaaataaaaatttaaaatttaattgaaaaacatcattcgaaatatttgtcttaaaaatttttttaaaaaaaatttgaagtaatcaaagaaaaaaaattttaattaaaaattaaaaagaaataaaatttttaagattaattgaaataaaaatattatttcaaattactttccgaaattagaaataatttattttaaaaaaattaaatttttttttaaaaatagggttaaaaaattttataaaaacataaagaattgaaaaaaatagaaattataattgtaattgaagaacaaagtttatatttttaattttaagaaataagaattataattataaatgaaattaaaaattatattttaaataactaaattaatttaaatataaaacgccattttgaatggaaaattagaaaattttgttttttaaaattttaaattagtaaataaattaaaattttaattttgattgaaatttaaaatataaagatttgaatttgtaattcattaaaaaaattaatttagattttttatttcaatttttttttaaaagatgtcaaaaaaaatcttaagaaattaaaaaaaaattatcatagaaaataaaaaaaaggagagaaagaaatatgaaagaaatgaaaatttaaaatttaattgaaaaacatcattcggaatatttgtcctaaaaatttaaaaaaaaaaatttaaataatcaaagaaaaagaataataattgaaaattaaaaagaaataaaattttaaagattaattgaaataaaaatattatttcaaattactttcggaaataaaaattaatttatttaaaaaagattcaaaaaatttttaaaaatagggttaaaaaattttataaaaacataaagaattaaaaaaatagaaattataattataattgaagaacaaagtttataatttttaattttaagaaataagaattataattgtaaatgagattaaaaattttatttgaaataagtaaattaatttgaatataaatttttaaaaaatattttaaataaaaaaaaattataaattgaaaaaaattataaaaattataaattagattagaaaaatatatcataaaagaataaaataaaattaaattaattacaatttattttttagggtattttataaatgtgacttaaaaaaattaaatttgaattaaattttgataaaaaaagaaatacattaaaaagt from Elaeis guineensis isolate ETL-2024a chromosome 4, EG11, whole genome shotgun sequence includes these protein-coding regions:
- the LOC105036264 gene encoding receptor-like protein EIX1: MDLKRTQLLLLFFAFLCARVRKLNGDSIPRCIPIERNALLGFKEGLKDPSNRLSSWVGDDCCTWKGVACDNQTGHAVKLDLRNPHQLSYFYYFPNTWCLGGELRPSLLGLKYLNYLDLSMNNFGGIRIPEFMGSFRQLKYLNLSYANLGGPVPHQLGNLSSLQYLDLSHYYYYYYYYYGNIDNNPSGFLIIDNAIWISRLSPLRYLNMTEVQFREGAHWLQALNMLPSIVEVRLSDCGINTIPPSLPHVNFTSLSVLDLSWNSINSTIPGWLFNIRSLEYLDLHDNFINSTIPGWLFNISSLEYLDLSYNFFRGIIPPAIKNLSSLKALYLFGNRFLEGKIPVEFGELCKLQYLGLSYINISKNLHELDKVFTGCIKNSLETLCIRNTQLGDYLPDWLGDFKKLKHLDLCGNSISGPIPESLGRLSALQKLYLVDNKLNGTFPKSLGRLAELVELSLGGNFLKGVMSEEQFANFTKLKYLDLSQNQLILNLTSDWIPPFQLQELYIGFCKLGPRFPAWLRMQKTLPI